In Planctomycetia bacterium, one DNA window encodes the following:
- a CDS encoding aldehyde dehydrogenase family protein: MLHLPILRHGKPYTSVDYIEIVHHATGEPLARVSQANSGMIARDVHRMDWRVLERFTVAQLMAMSRKAGQLFTTAALPLGDSTQTFDDYVRQLSGTTGMPQALCRANAQKIFRMFDEIELVVAGLTRGFDLSILDRGFGSDDGRTLSYIREARTFGAVLPSNSPGVHSLWMPAIALKTPVVLKPGREEPWSPLRIIEAFCAAGVPREAFGFYPTDHAGAGELLRVVDRAMLFGDASTTRAWANDPRVELHGPGYSKVVLGDDAADDWKKYVDIMVTSIVANGGRSCINASAIWTPRYGREIADAVARELAKIRALPADDPDAKIAAFANPKMAEAISGAIDAGLREPGAIELTTVHRGSPRLATIGRCAYLLPTIIHCEDREHPLANREFLFPFATVIECPTRDMPGAIGKSLIVSAITADKGFAAELMACGDIDRLNIGAIPTVRISWDQPHEGNLFEHLYRQRAFQIEPAA, from the coding sequence ATGCTGCACCTACCGATCCTTCGACACGGCAAGCCGTACACAAGTGTCGATTACATCGAGATCGTCCACCATGCCACGGGTGAGCCGCTCGCCCGCGTCAGTCAGGCCAACAGCGGCATGATCGCCCGCGACGTGCATCGCATGGATTGGCGCGTGCTGGAGCGATTCACCGTCGCACAGCTGATGGCCATGAGCCGCAAGGCGGGCCAACTGTTTACCACCGCCGCCCTGCCGCTGGGCGATTCGACGCAGACGTTTGATGACTACGTTCGTCAACTCTCGGGTACGACCGGCATGCCGCAGGCGTTGTGCCGCGCCAACGCGCAGAAAATCTTCCGCATGTTTGATGAGATCGAACTGGTTGTCGCCGGGCTGACACGCGGTTTCGATCTCTCCATCCTCGATCGCGGCTTCGGCAGCGACGACGGCCGCACGTTGAGCTACATCCGCGAGGCGCGGACGTTCGGCGCGGTGCTTCCGAGCAATTCGCCCGGCGTGCACTCGCTGTGGATGCCGGCAATCGCCTTGAAAACGCCTGTGGTGCTCAAGCCCGGCCGCGAAGAGCCGTGGTCGCCGCTGCGGATCATCGAGGCGTTCTGCGCTGCGGGCGTGCCGCGCGAAGCGTTCGGCTTCTACCCCACTGATCACGCCGGCGCGGGCGAACTGCTCCGGGTCGTTGATCGCGCGATGCTCTTCGGCGATGCGTCCACCACGCGGGCGTGGGCCAATGACCCGCGCGTCGAGCTGCACGGCCCCGGTTACTCGAAAGTCGTCCTCGGCGACGATGCAGCCGACGACTGGAAGAAGTACGTCGATATCATGGTCACGTCTATCGTCGCCAACGGCGGCCGCTCGTGCATCAACGCGTCTGCCATCTGGACGCCACGATATGGGAGAGAGATTGCCGACGCCGTTGCCCGCGAGCTGGCGAAGATTCGCGCCCTGCCCGCCGACGACCCCGACGCGAAGATCGCCGCGTTCGCCAATCCGAAAATGGCCGAGGCGATCAGCGGCGCGATCGACGCGGGCCTGCGCGAACCCGGGGCGATCGAGTTGACCACCGTGCATCGTGGTTCACCCAGACTCGCCACCATCGGCCGCTGTGCGTACCTGCTGCCCACGATCATTCACTGCGAGGACCGCGAGCACCCGCTGGCCAATCGGGAGTTTCTGTTTCCATTTGCCACCGTGATCGAGTGCCCGACGCGCGACATGCCCGGCGCGATCGGCAAATCGCTGATCGTCTCGGCCATCACGGCCGACAAGGGATTCGCCGCCGAACTGATGGCCTGCGGCGACATCGACCGGCTGAACATCGGCGCGATCCCAACGGTGCGCATCAGTTGGGACCAGCCGCACGAAGGAAATCTGTTCGAGCATTTGTACCGGCAGCGGGCGTTTCAGATTGAACCGGCGGCGTAG
- a CDS encoding DUF362 domain-containing protein, with translation MKPTRRDFLRSGLCGAAAVLTGARVPAEGGGVKTNLPMAIGGAPGVATAQSATTTAAAVSRVVQTRSPYISGAHGIEKSILHDFFEEGLCAVTGASNGTDAWNKLLKPSDVILIKCNQSAREQLGTTPPVIDEMLRSLVTAGFSLDQILVLEAGDLSLLRKTRKPDVRWQGKVVEFGSAGKDSFLAALDEATAIINVPFIKTHSLATMSGCLKNLSHGLIRHPARFHANGCDPAIGQIVASEPIRSKLRLNVVNGIRLVFDKGPDAQRSTIHDAGTMLFSTDPVAADAVAFGLLNSVRSERGLKPLFSDAHIPKQLLTARQLGLGQCDDAQIQSLALDL, from the coding sequence ATGAAACCAACCCGACGTGATTTCCTTCGATCCGGTCTTTGCGGGGCAGCCGCAGTGCTGACCGGCGCGCGTGTGCCGGCCGAAGGCGGCGGCGTGAAGACCAATCTTCCGATGGCGATCGGCGGCGCGCCCGGTGTGGCGACGGCGCAAAGCGCGACGACCACCGCGGCGGCGGTTTCGCGCGTCGTGCAGACGCGCTCGCCCTACATCAGCGGCGCTCACGGCATTGAGAAGAGCATCCTGCACGACTTCTTCGAGGAGGGACTCTGCGCCGTCACCGGTGCGTCCAACGGGACCGATGCGTGGAACAAGCTGCTCAAACCCAGCGACGTGATTCTCATCAAGTGCAATCAATCCGCTCGCGAGCAGCTCGGCACAACGCCGCCGGTGATTGACGAAATGCTGCGTTCGCTGGTGACCGCAGGTTTCTCGCTCGATCAGATCTTGGTGCTGGAAGCGGGCGACCTGTCGCTGCTGCGCAAGACGCGCAAGCCCGACGTCCGCTGGCAGGGCAAAGTCGTGGAGTTCGGCAGCGCGGGGAAGGACTCGTTCCTTGCAGCGCTCGACGAAGCCACCGCGATCATCAACGTGCCGTTCATCAAGACGCATTCGCTCGCGACGATGTCGGGCTGCCTCAAGAACCTCTCGCACGGTCTGATTCGCCACCCCGCGCGGTTCCATGCCAACGGCTGCGACCCGGCGATCGGGCAGATCGTCGCATCGGAGCCGATCCGCTCGAAGCTGCGGCTGAACGTGGTCAACGGCATCCGGCTGGTGTTCGACAAAGGGCCGGATGCCCAGCGCAGCACCATTCATGACGCCGGGACGATGCTATTCTCGACCGATCCTGTGGCGGCCGATGCCGTGGCTTTTGGGTTGCTTAATTCGGTGCGGTCCGAACGAGGGTTGAAGCCGCTCTTTTCGGACGCCCACATTCCAAAACAACTTCTCACAGCACGTCAACTTGGATTGGGACAGTGCGACGATGCACAGATCCAAAGCCTGGCACTGGACTTATGA
- a CDS encoding UDPGP type 1 family protein, translated as MSTPSNESSLRAVFRAVGQEHVFAFWDGLDAGQRQELLSDLSLISVEQLPRLRQIVLGHGAVHAAPGDVQPPTVIRREAVTTEQMQIGRRLLSEGKVAAFTVAGGQGTRLGYDGPKGAFPIGPISHKPLFQLFAEAIIATDRKYGGVTHWYIMTSPQNDAATKAFFDEFRYFGMPADRVHFFTQGVMPAFDRDGRILLDQPHRVALSPDGHGGSLLAMATSGTLADLAARGIEHISYFQVDNPLVKPLDPAFLGLHAASGSEMSSKTLPKADDLERVGNFVMIGGRLAVIEYSDLPEALARRRNADGSRTFDAANIAVHVLSRAFIERLTRDRAAFGLPWHRAEKKVPCIDLNSGQRVEPSAPNAVKLEAFIFDALPLAERAVLMETSRAEEFSPVKNATGVDSVETAKRDISRRAAAWLARAGVAIPRMGDEPDGVFEISPLYALDAEDVAARSPKLTVSPAARVYLE; from the coding sequence ATGTCAACACCATCGAACGAGTCGTCGCTCCGTGCCGTCTTCCGAGCCGTCGGGCAGGAGCACGTCTTCGCTTTCTGGGACGGTCTCGATGCCGGGCAGCGTCAGGAACTGCTGTCGGACTTGTCGCTGATTTCGGTCGAGCAACTGCCGCGGCTCCGGCAGATCGTGCTGGGTCACGGCGCCGTACACGCCGCGCCGGGCGACGTCCAGCCGCCAACGGTCATCCGCCGCGAGGCCGTGACAACCGAGCAAATGCAAATCGGCCGTCGATTGCTGTCCGAGGGCAAGGTCGCCGCGTTCACCGTCGCCGGCGGGCAAGGCACGCGGCTGGGGTACGACGGGCCGAAGGGCGCATTCCCTATCGGTCCGATCAGCCACAAGCCGCTGTTTCAGCTGTTCGCGGAAGCAATCATCGCAACGGATCGCAAGTACGGCGGTGTGACCCACTGGTACATCATGACCAGTCCGCAGAACGACGCGGCGACCAAGGCATTTTTCGACGAGTTTCGATATTTTGGGATGCCGGCCGACCGCGTGCATTTCTTCACGCAGGGCGTGATGCCGGCGTTTGATCGAGACGGACGAATCCTGCTCGATCAGCCGCATCGCGTGGCGCTGTCGCCCGATGGGCACGGCGGCTCGCTGCTGGCGATGGCGACGAGCGGCACGCTGGCCGACCTGGCGGCACGCGGCATCGAGCACATCAGCTACTTTCAGGTGGACAATCCGCTGGTGAAGCCGCTCGATCCGGCGTTTCTCGGTTTGCACGCCGCGAGCGGTTCGGAGATGTCGAGCAAAACGCTGCCCAAGGCGGACGATCTGGAGCGCGTGGGGAACTTCGTGATGATCGGCGGGCGGCTGGCGGTCATCGAGTATTCCGATTTGCCCGAGGCACTGGCGAGGCGGCGAAACGCCGACGGCTCGCGCACGTTCGACGCGGCCAACATCGCCGTGCATGTGCTAAGCCGCGCGTTTATCGAACGGCTGACGCGCGATCGAGCGGCATTCGGTCTGCCCTGGCACCGGGCGGAGAAAAAAGTCCCGTGTATCGATTTGAACTCGGGTCAGCGCGTCGAGCCGTCCGCGCCCAACGCCGTGAAGCTGGAGGCTTTTATTTTCGACGCGCTGCCGCTGGCCGAGCGGGCCGTGTTGATGGAGACGTCGCGCGCCGAGGAATTCAGCCCGGTGAAGAACGCGACGGGCGTCGATTCGGTCGAGACGGCGAAGCGCGACATCAGTCGCCGAGCGGCCGCATGGCTGGCGCGGGCGGGCGTCGCGATCCCGCGCATGGGCGATGAGCCGGACGGCGTGTTCGAAATCAGCCCGTTGTACGCACTGGACGCGGAGGATGTCGCCGCCAGATCGCCGAAACTGACCGTCTCCCCCGCCGCGCGGGTGTATTTGGAATGA
- a CDS encoding DUF2203 domain-containing protein: protein MLVTSDWALDAAPARAATPISTFVEADMDTPGTIRTPRPPHSAPRRRHFTLEHANRTLPLVRRIVADIVRQHKLVSSLEDKCHIRRPDVPREKQEELTRQYAVELEKLGDLADELTAVGCEIKDWRIGLIDFRSLHQGREIELCWRLGEDRIAFWHEVNAGFAGRQPIDEGSFESLPAVPVAG, encoded by the coding sequence ATGCTGGTAACTTCGGACTGGGCATTGGACGCGGCGCCGGCTCGCGCGGCGACGCCGATTTCGACGTTTGTTGAGGCTGACATGGATACGCCGGGCACCATTCGCACCCCTCGGCCGCCGCACAGCGCGCCGCGCCGCCGTCATTTCACGCTGGAGCATGCCAACCGCACGCTGCCGCTCGTGCGGCGCATCGTGGCCGACATCGTCCGCCAGCACAAGCTCGTCTCGTCTTTGGAAGACAAATGTCACATTCGTCGGCCCGACGTGCCACGCGAAAAACAGGAAGAACTGACTCGCCAGTACGCCGTCGAGCTGGAGAAACTGGGCGATCTCGCCGATGAACTCACCGCCGTCGGTTGCGAGATCAAGGACTGGCGTATCGGCCTGATCGACTTCCGAAGCCTGCATCAGGGCCGGGAGATTGAGCTGTGCTGGCGACTGGGCGAAGACCGCATCGCCTTCTGGCACGAAGTCAACGCCGGTTTCGCCGGCCGCCAACCCATCGATGAAGGCTCCTTCGAATCGCTGCCCGCCGTGCCGGTCGCGGGCTGA
- a CDS encoding sigma-70 family RNA polymerase sigma factor, whose amino-acid sequence MTHEHEGENVSPVARTVVPSVKPPLESILARISTEDRATLDRLLTETVEYLDHPSFARARTAKELFGVAAEQAVRPWVNSADARPLAKGCGTNATLTNNQEQKLFLRMNYARYRMAKLFQAYAGKRLTGKAASELLFWHRQVIATRCEIVQANVPLVLAMAKRTRMGNVDYAELISEGNMALLRSVDKFDCGRGFKFSTYACRAILKSFSRVALKSNRHRGRFPTEFDPSLEKSRHAEQMREQLEVDCVDELRGILSRNLADLNETEVKVIQARFALGQAAQAGGDVEPAPKTLEQVGLMIGVTKERVRQIQNRALAKLRSKLQDDFLAA is encoded by the coding sequence ATGACGCACGAACATGAAGGCGAGAACGTTTCACCGGTAGCGCGAACCGTGGTGCCGAGCGTGAAGCCGCCACTGGAATCGATTCTGGCGCGGATCAGCACCGAGGATCGTGCGACGCTGGATCGGCTGTTGACCGAGACGGTCGAGTATCTAGACCATCCGAGTTTTGCGCGAGCGCGAACGGCGAAGGAGCTGTTCGGCGTGGCGGCGGAGCAGGCGGTTCGGCCGTGGGTGAACAGCGCTGATGCTCGGCCGTTGGCCAAGGGCTGCGGCACGAACGCGACGTTGACCAACAACCAGGAACAGAAGCTGTTCCTGCGAATGAACTATGCCCGTTATCGCATGGCCAAACTGTTCCAGGCGTATGCCGGGAAGCGATTGACGGGCAAGGCTGCAAGCGAGTTGCTCTTCTGGCATCGGCAGGTCATCGCGACGCGGTGCGAGATCGTGCAGGCGAACGTGCCGCTCGTGCTGGCGATGGCCAAGCGGACGCGGATGGGCAACGTCGATTACGCGGAATTGATCAGCGAAGGAAACATGGCGCTGCTTCGCAGCGTCGACAAGTTTGACTGCGGGCGCGGGTTCAAGTTCAGCACCTACGCCTGCCGTGCAATTCTCAAGAGCTTCAGCCGGGTCGCGCTGAAGTCCAACCGCCATCGCGGTCGGTTTCCGACGGAATTCGACCCGTCGCTGGAGAAGAGTCGGCACGCCGAACAGATGCGCGAGCAGTTGGAAGTGGATTGCGTCGATGAGCTGCGCGGCATTCTAAGTCGGAACCTGGCGGATCTGAACGAGACCGAGGTGAAGGTGATCCAGGCGCGGTTCGCGCTGGGGCAGGCGGCGCAGGCGGGTGGCGACGTCGAACCGGCGCCGAAGACGCTCGAGCAGGTCGGGCTGATGATCGGTGTGACCAAGGAGCGCGTGCGGCAGATTCAGAACCGGGCGCTGGCCAAGCTCCGCAGCAAATTGCAGGATGACTTCCTGGCGGCGTAA
- a CDS encoding response regulator, producing MDVSRVLDVGNCDPDHGMIRGMLERNFRVAIDRVMFVDEAIEKMRSNQYDLVLFNRLIFEDGSEGIDLLHRAKSDPAVKRAPMMMISNFEKAQAKSVAAGGVMGFGKAVVDSPGTVALLSQYLLRKA from the coding sequence ATGGACGTCTCGCGCGTGCTGGATGTGGGCAATTGTGATCCGGATCACGGGATGATCCGCGGAATGCTGGAGCGGAATTTCCGCGTTGCGATTGACCGCGTAATGTTCGTCGACGAGGCGATTGAGAAGATGCGCTCGAATCAATACGACCTGGTGCTGTTTAATCGCCTGATCTTCGAGGATGGCAGCGAAGGAATCGACCTGCTGCACCGAGCAAAAAGCGATCCGGCCGTGAAGCGGGCACCGATGATGATGATCAGTAATTTCGAGAAGGCGCAAGCGAAGAGTGTCGCCGCAGGCGGTGTGATGGGCTTTGGCAAAGCGGTGGTCGACTCGCCGGGTACGGTGGCGCTGCTATCGCAATACCTGCTGCGGAAGGCTTAA
- a CDS encoding pyridoxal phosphate-dependent aminotransferase → MKLADRVSLIEEAATLATAAKAAEMKRAGIDVVGFGAGEPDFDTPEHIKAAANRALAAGHTSYAKPTSGITEARAAVCKKLLRDNGLTYQPDQVIVTVGGKEALYLAFMALLNPGDEVLLPVPYWVSFSEQIKLCGGVVVPIVGSDATGLKITPQQVAAALTPRTKILVFNSPSNPGGFSYTAAETRAIAETLAGRDIVVFSDEMYDQLRYHDAPGGGASAKSGGTNLRENLSFAAISPEWQEKTITFNAASKTHAMTGWRVGFAAGPREIIRAMAKLQTHTTSGTATFIQHALVEALTGDQSHVENMRREFEQRGRFMHERLCGLKDVTCVRPTGAFYCFPNVSGTYARLGVKTSIEFCALVLDRVHVALVPGSAFGMDTHVRLSFATDMATITKGMERLGGLIGAS, encoded by the coding sequence ATGAAACTCGCCGACCGCGTCAGCCTCATTGAAGAAGCCGCCACCCTCGCTACGGCCGCCAAGGCCGCCGAGATGAAGCGGGCGGGCATCGACGTGGTCGGCTTCGGCGCGGGCGAGCCGGATTTCGACACGCCGGAGCACATCAAGGCCGCCGCGAACCGCGCCCTCGCAGCGGGTCACACCTCCTACGCCAAGCCGACCAGCGGCATCACCGAAGCCCGAGCGGCCGTTTGTAAGAAATTACTCCGCGACAACGGCCTTACCTACCAGCCCGACCAGGTCATTGTGACGGTCGGCGGCAAGGAGGCGCTTTACCTTGCGTTCATGGCCCTGCTCAACCCCGGCGATGAGGTGCTGCTGCCGGTGCCGTACTGGGTCAGCTTCTCCGAACAGATCAAGCTGTGCGGGGGCGTGGTGGTACCGATCGTCGGCAGCGATGCGACGGGCCTGAAGATCACGCCGCAACAGGTCGCCGCCGCCCTCACGCCGCGAACGAAGATACTTGTCTTTAACAGCCCGTCCAATCCCGGCGGGTTTTCGTACACCGCCGCCGAGACCCGGGCCATCGCCGAAACGCTCGCCGGCCGCGATATCGTCGTCTTCTCCGACGAGATGTACGATCAGTTACGCTACCATGACGCGCCAGGCGGCGGCGCGAGCGCGAAATCCGGCGGAACAAACTTGCGCGAGAATTTGAGTTTCGCCGCCATCAGCCCCGAGTGGCAAGAGAAAACGATCACCTTCAACGCCGCCAGCAAGACGCACGCCATGACCGGTTGGCGCGTCGGATTCGCCGCTGGCCCGCGCGAGATCATCCGCGCGATGGCCAAGCTTCAAACGCACACCACCAGCGGCACGGCCACGTTTATCCAGCACGCGCTGGTCGAAGCGCTGACGGGCGATCAGTCGCACGTCGAGAATATGCGCCGCGAGTTCGAGCAGCGCGGGCGATTCATGCACGAGCGACTCTGCGGCCTGAAAGACGTGACCTGTGTGCGGCCGACGGGGGCGTTTTACTGTTTTCCGAACGTGAGCGGGACGTACGCGCGGCTGGGCGTGAAGACATCCATCGAGTTCTGCGCGCTGGTGCTGGACCGCGTGCACGTGGCATTGGTGCCCGGCAGCGCGTTCGGCATGGATACGCATGTGCGGCTTAGCTTTGCGACGGATATGGCGACGATTACGAAGGGGATGGAGCGGTTGGGGGGATTGATCGGGGCGAGCTAG
- a CDS encoding prepilin-type N-terminal cleavage/methylation domain-containing protein: MKKQKAFTLIELLVVIAIIALLISILLPSLSRARELSKRTVCSANLRGLGQAMFIYAQDDPGVFPMIAQPMEGTPNMQNFQPVHRTTEPPTSGIPSVSVDMWTIVRGNNTTPKQYICPSTTDVPDPAQDTTIYYDFLGPTNLSYAYMYQHDLNRRALGTSSEPVFPFMADGNPYIDGTVAATVLVDVDRNSAFRGNSGNHTNREGQNVLFVDSHVEFAKGPDLGLVGKPDSTVQKVSRGRDNIYTTAQSTSSSLDPGIKPVGSGTSWTVNLMTRSDGCLVP, encoded by the coding sequence GTGAAGAAACAAAAGGCCTTTACCCTGATCGAGCTGCTGGTGGTGATTGCCATCATCGCCCTGTTGATCTCGATCCTCCTGCCGAGCCTTTCTCGCGCACGGGAGCTGTCCAAGCGGACGGTCTGCTCTGCCAACCTGCGCGGTCTGGGCCAGGCGATGTTCATTTACGCCCAGGACGATCCGGGCGTGTTCCCGATGATCGCCCAGCCGATGGAAGGGACGCCCAACATGCAGAACTTCCAGCCGGTCCACCGGACCACCGAGCCGCCGACCAGCGGTATCCCGTCGGTCTCGGTCGATATGTGGACCATCGTGCGCGGCAACAACACCACGCCGAAGCAGTACATCTGCCCGAGCACGACGGACGTGCCCGATCCGGCCCAGGATACGACGATTTACTACGATTTCCTCGGCCCGACCAACTTGAGCTATGCCTACATGTACCAACACGACCTGAACCGGCGCGCGCTGGGCACCAGTTCCGAGCCGGTCTTCCCGTTCATGGCGGACGGCAACCCCTACATTGACGGAACGGTCGCCGCTACCGTGCTGGTTGACGTGGATCGCAACAGCGCCTTCCGCGGCAACAGCGGCAACCACACCAACCGCGAAGGCCAGAACGTGCTCTTTGTCGACTCGCACGTCGAGTTCGCCAAGGGTCCGGACCTGGGCCTCGTCGGCAAGCCGGACTCCACCGTCCAGAAGGTCTCCCGCGGCCGTGACAACATCTACACCACGGCCCAGTCGACCTCATCGTCCCTCGACCCGGGCATCAAGCCTGTCGGTTCGGGCACGTCGTGGACGGTCAACCTGATGACGCGTTCAGACGGTTGTCTTGTTCCGTAA
- the dprA gene encoding DNA-protecting protein DprA, translated as MADSPDLFDSPDTPAAAATPPGLTAESIGDRPIASPVALKYLRLHLCPEVGSIRFGNLIRELGGIDAVLRAAAGRLQSVTQVGPKTADRIARHRDEVDVDMEVRLAGELGCRILCLADPEYPAILKMIDDPPPCLYYRGTLDRGDGLALAIVGSRRCSRYGAEQAERFAALAVRAGMTVISGLARGIDSFAHRGALKAGGRTLAVTGCGLAHVFPQEQEGLAGEIAANGAVISELPMTIPPDAKNFPPRNRIIAGLSLGVMVIEAAQRSGALITARLAGEYNREVFAVPGPIDSPYAEGANDLIRQGAAKLVMRMEDVLAELGEAGALLMQAGQSDSSDPSGRSESPAQGGERINPPREHAVALTELQSRIVEAVAAGQRALDDLCEVVGETPGRIASQLITLQLLGVVRRLPGEMYEATRK; from the coding sequence ATGGCCGACAGCCCCGATCTGTTTGATTCGCCGGACACCCCTGCTGCCGCCGCAACGCCGCCCGGCTTGACCGCGGAATCGATTGGCGACAGGCCAATCGCCTCGCCCGTCGCCCTCAAATATCTCCGCCTGCACCTGTGCCCTGAAGTCGGCAGCATCCGGTTCGGTAATCTCATTCGAGAACTGGGCGGCATCGATGCAGTGCTCCGCGCCGCAGCGGGCCGCTTGCAATCCGTGACCCAGGTCGGACCCAAGACGGCTGACCGCATCGCGCGGCATCGCGACGAAGTCGACGTCGACATGGAAGTGCGCCTTGCTGGTGAACTCGGTTGCCGCATTCTTTGTCTGGCCGATCCCGAGTATCCGGCGATTCTGAAGATGATCGACGATCCGCCGCCGTGCCTCTATTACCGTGGAACGTTGGATCGCGGTGACGGCCTGGCGCTGGCCATCGTCGGCTCGCGCCGCTGCTCGCGGTACGGCGCGGAGCAGGCCGAGCGCTTTGCAGCCCTGGCCGTTCGCGCAGGAATGACCGTGATCTCCGGCCTGGCCCGTGGCATTGATTCCTTCGCTCATCGCGGCGCGCTCAAGGCAGGCGGGCGCACGCTGGCCGTCACCGGCTGCGGCCTGGCGCACGTGTTTCCACAGGAGCAGGAAGGCCTCGCCGGCGAGATCGCCGCGAACGGGGCGGTGATCAGCGAGCTGCCGATGACCATCCCGCCCGACGCGAAGAACTTCCCGCCGCGCAATCGCATCATCGCGGGTCTTTCGCTGGGCGTCATGGTGATCGAGGCGGCCCAGCGCAGCGGCGCACTGATCACCGCGCGGCTGGCCGGCGAATACAACCGGGAGGTTTTTGCCGTACCCGGCCCGATCGACTCGCCTTATGCCGAGGGCGCCAACGACCTGATCCGCCAGGGCGCGGCCAAGCTCGTGATGCGCATGGAAGACGTGCTGGCCGAACTGGGCGAGGCCGGCGCGCTGCTGATGCAGGCTGGACAGAGCGACTCGTCCGATCCGTCGGGTCGATCGGAATCACCAGCACAAGGGGGCGAGCGCATCAATCCGCCACGCGAACACGCGGTCGCCTTGACGGAGCTGCAATCACGTATCGTCGAGGCCGTCGCGGCTGGCCAGCGTGCGTTGGATGATCTTTGCGAGGTGGTTGGCGAGACGCCGGGGCGAATCGCATCGCAATTGATCACGCTCCAGTTGTTGGGCGTCGTCCGCCGTCTGCCCGGCGAGATGTACGAAGCCACGCGCAAATAA